The genomic stretch AAGGTCTGCTGGGCGGGCAGCTGGTTCACGTAGCGGAACAGCCCGTACATGCTGATGTTCAGGCTGCCCCAGTCGCTCTTGAGCAGGTCGAAGCCCTTGCTCGGGGTGAACTCGCCGGCAATCGCGTTGCCTGCCGGCGAGAGGTCCTCCTTGGGCTTCTGCGCCTCCGGCGGGGCCTCCACCTTGCCGGGGTCCACCTCCGCCTGGTCCTGCGCCCACGCGGCCGCCGGGAGCAGGAGCAGGGCGAGCAGGAGCCCGCGCCGGTGCGTGTGTCGCGTCTGCATCGCCCTCTCCTCTCTCTGTGTTGCGGCGGGCCTACTGCGCCCCGCGCGTGGCGCTGGCCGAGGCAGCGCCCGCGGCGTAGGGGTTACCGCCCAGGGCATTCGAGATGTCTGCGATGGCCTTCTGCGCCTTCACCGAGTTGCCCGCCTCGTCCAGCGGCGGCGAGACCACGGCGATGCCGAACTTGCCGGGCGACACCGCGATGAGGCCGCCGCCCACGCCGCTCTTGCCCGGCAGGCCCGTGCGGTAGAGCCACTTGCCCGAGTCGTCGTAGAGGCCCGCGGTGGCCATCACCGCGAGCACCTCCGGCACGTTCTCGGCCTTCATCACCTGCTTGCCGGTGATGGGGTTCTTGCCGCCGTTGGCCAGCGTGGCGGCCATGGTGGCCAGGTCCTTCGCGTTCACGTTCACCGAGCACTGCTCGGTGTAGATGTCCGTCGCCTCGAGCGGGTCGCTCTTGATGTGCTCGTAGGCGGCCATCAGCATCGCGATGGCGCGGTTGCGCTGGTTCGTGTCCGCCTCGGACTTGAACACCTCCTGGTTCACGGTGAGCGGCCGGGCGGCGAAGTCCGAGTAGTAGGAGAGCAGCTTGCGCCACTTGTCGTTGCGGCTGCTGCCGCTCACCATGCTCGTGGCGGTGATGGCCCCGGCGTTCACCATGGGGTTCATCTCCTTGCCCTTGTACTGCTCCACCGCGACGATGGAGTTGAACACCTGCCCCGTCGCGTCCACGCCCATGTTGTTGGCGATGGCGTCCGGCCCCTGCTCCTCCATCACC from Aggregicoccus sp. 17bor-14 encodes the following:
- the glsA gene encoding glutaminase A — encoded protein: MNTLRAGLVGLALTAGLGAFAQPATPAPSGTATSARPTEAQIRSALDAAYAKYRNLKEGKNADYIPALAKVDPNIFGIALVTPDGKVYTAGDVKSEVSIQSISKVFTMALVMEEQGPDAIANNMGVDATGQVFNSIVAVEQYKGKEMNPMVNAGAITATSMVSGSSRNDKWRKLLSYYSDFAARPLTVNQEVFKSEADTNQRNRAIAMLMAAYEHIKSDPLEATDIYTEQCSVNVNAKDLATMAATLANGGKNPITGKQVMKAENVPEVLAVMATAGLYDDSGKWLYRTGLPGKSGVGGGLIAVSPGKFGIAVVSPPLDEAGNSVKAQKAIADISNALGGNPYAAGAASASATRGAQ